A genomic stretch from Anomalospiza imberbis isolate Cuckoo-Finch-1a 21T00152 chromosome 9, ASM3175350v1, whole genome shotgun sequence includes:
- the DIPK1A gene encoding divergent protein kinase domain 1A isoform X2, with the protein MARRLFPGAWLRKPHSAQVRLSYVRIKYLFISWLVVFVGSWIMYVQYSTYTELCRGHDCRKIICDKYKTGVIDGSACSSLCAKETLYFGKCLSTKPNNQIYLGIWGNLQSVIKCQMEEAAQLDFGTDPEPRKEIVLFDKPTRGTTVEKFKEMVYGLFKAKLGEQGNLSELVNLILSFADGNKDGRVSLPEAKSAWALLQLEEFLLMVILQDKEHTPKLMGFCGDLYVTERVEYTSLYGISLPWIIELLIPSGFRRSMDQWFTPSWPRKAKIAIGLLEFVEDIFHGPYGNFLMCDTSAKNLGYNDKYDLKMMDMRKIVPESNLKEIIKDRQCDSDLDCIYGTDCRTLCDQSKMRCTTEVIQPNLAKACQLLKDYLLRGAPSDIHEELEKQLYLCIALKVTANQMEMEHSLILNNLKTLLWKKISHTNDS; encoded by the exons ATGGCGAGGCGGCTCTTCCCGGGGGCCTGGCTGAGGAAGCCCCACTCCGCGCAG GTCCGTCTGTCATATGTGCGGATCAAGTATCTCTTCATCTCCTGGTTGGTAGTGTTTGTTGGCAGCTGGATTATGTATGTTCAGTACTCCACCTACACAGAACTCTGCAGAGGACATGACTGTAGGAAAATAATA TGTGATAAATACAAGACTGGTGTTATTGATGGATCAGCATGCAGTAGTCTTTGTGCTAAAGAAACATTGTATTTTGGAAAATGTTTGTCAACAAAGCCCAATAACCAG ATCTATTTAGGAATCTGGGGAAATCTGCAAAGTGTTATAAAATGCCAGATGGAAGAAGCTGCTCAACTTGATTTTGGTACTGACCCAGAACCAAGGAAGGAAATAGTCCTATTTGATAAACCAACAAGGGGAACCACTGttgagaaattcaaagaaatGGTGTATGGTCTTTTTAAA GCAAAACTAGGTGAACAAGGAAATCTTTCAGAACTGGTTAATCTCATCCTGTCTTTCGCTGATGGAAACAAAGATGGAAGAGTCTCTTTGCCAGAGGCAAAATCTGCATGGGCACTCCTGCAGCTAGAAGAGTTTCTATTAATGGTGATCTTGCAGGATAAAGAACATACTCCCAAGCTGATGGGTTTTTGTGGGGATCTCTATGTGACCGAAAGAGTTGAATATACCTCTCTCTATGGAATCAGCCTTCCATGGATTATAGAACTTCTTATTCCCTCTGGCTTCAGAAGAAGCATGGACCAGTGGTTCACTCCATCCTGGCCAAGAAAGGCAAAAATAGCTATAGGGCTTTTAGAATTTGTGGAAGATATTTTCCACGGACCTTACGGAAACTTTCTTATGTGTGATACAAGTGCCAAAAACTTGGGATATAATGATAAATATGATTTGAAAATGATGGACATGAGAAAAATAGTGCCAGAAAGTAATTTGAAGGAAATAATTAAAGATCGTCAGTGTGACTCAGATTTGGACTGCATTTATGGTACAGACTGTAGAACATTATGTGACCAAAGTAAAATGAGATGTACCACTGAAGTAATTCAGCCAAACTTAGCAAAAGCTTGTCAGCTCCTTAAAGACTATCTGCTTCGTGGTGCTCCTTCTGACATCCATGAAGAACTAGAGAAACAGCTGTACTTGTGCATTGCCCTTAAAGTCACAGCAAATCAGATGGAAATGGAGCATTCTTTAATACTCAATAACTTAAAAACTTTACTGTGGAAGAAGATTTCTCATACAAATGATTCGTAG
- the DIPK1A gene encoding divergent protein kinase domain 1A isoform X1 has protein sequence MSGTLLLLLHAFPYMFIDTLLNLRMQVRLSYVRIKYLFISWLVVFVGSWIMYVQYSTYTELCRGHDCRKIICDKYKTGVIDGSACSSLCAKETLYFGKCLSTKPNNQIYLGIWGNLQSVIKCQMEEAAQLDFGTDPEPRKEIVLFDKPTRGTTVEKFKEMVYGLFKAKLGEQGNLSELVNLILSFADGNKDGRVSLPEAKSAWALLQLEEFLLMVILQDKEHTPKLMGFCGDLYVTERVEYTSLYGISLPWIIELLIPSGFRRSMDQWFTPSWPRKAKIAIGLLEFVEDIFHGPYGNFLMCDTSAKNLGYNDKYDLKMMDMRKIVPESNLKEIIKDRQCDSDLDCIYGTDCRTLCDQSKMRCTTEVIQPNLAKACQLLKDYLLRGAPSDIHEELEKQLYLCIALKVTANQMEMEHSLILNNLKTLLWKKISHTNDS, from the exons ATGTCGGGCACTcttcttctgctgctccatGCATTTCCTTATATGTTCATAGACACACTTTTGAATTTGCGTATGCAG GTCCGTCTGTCATATGTGCGGATCAAGTATCTCTTCATCTCCTGGTTGGTAGTGTTTGTTGGCAGCTGGATTATGTATGTTCAGTACTCCACCTACACAGAACTCTGCAGAGGACATGACTGTAGGAAAATAATA TGTGATAAATACAAGACTGGTGTTATTGATGGATCAGCATGCAGTAGTCTTTGTGCTAAAGAAACATTGTATTTTGGAAAATGTTTGTCAACAAAGCCCAATAACCAG ATCTATTTAGGAATCTGGGGAAATCTGCAAAGTGTTATAAAATGCCAGATGGAAGAAGCTGCTCAACTTGATTTTGGTACTGACCCAGAACCAAGGAAGGAAATAGTCCTATTTGATAAACCAACAAGGGGAACCACTGttgagaaattcaaagaaatGGTGTATGGTCTTTTTAAA GCAAAACTAGGTGAACAAGGAAATCTTTCAGAACTGGTTAATCTCATCCTGTCTTTCGCTGATGGAAACAAAGATGGAAGAGTCTCTTTGCCAGAGGCAAAATCTGCATGGGCACTCCTGCAGCTAGAAGAGTTTCTATTAATGGTGATCTTGCAGGATAAAGAACATACTCCCAAGCTGATGGGTTTTTGTGGGGATCTCTATGTGACCGAAAGAGTTGAATATACCTCTCTCTATGGAATCAGCCTTCCATGGATTATAGAACTTCTTATTCCCTCTGGCTTCAGAAGAAGCATGGACCAGTGGTTCACTCCATCCTGGCCAAGAAAGGCAAAAATAGCTATAGGGCTTTTAGAATTTGTGGAAGATATTTTCCACGGACCTTACGGAAACTTTCTTATGTGTGATACAAGTGCCAAAAACTTGGGATATAATGATAAATATGATTTGAAAATGATGGACATGAGAAAAATAGTGCCAGAAAGTAATTTGAAGGAAATAATTAAAGATCGTCAGTGTGACTCAGATTTGGACTGCATTTATGGTACAGACTGTAGAACATTATGTGACCAAAGTAAAATGAGATGTACCACTGAAGTAATTCAGCCAAACTTAGCAAAAGCTTGTCAGCTCCTTAAAGACTATCTGCTTCGTGGTGCTCCTTCTGACATCCATGAAGAACTAGAGAAACAGCTGTACTTGTGCATTGCCCTTAAAGTCACAGCAAATCAGATGGAAATGGAGCATTCTTTAATACTCAATAACTTAAAAACTTTACTGTGGAAGAAGATTTCTCATACAAATGATTCGTAG
- the RPL5 gene encoding large ribosomal subunit protein uL18 — protein sequence MGFVKVVKNKAYFKRYQVKFRRRREGKTDYYARKRLVIQDKNKYNTPKYRMIVRVTNRDIICQIAYARIEGDMIVCAAYAHELPKYGVKVGLTNYAAAYCTGLLLARRLLNKFGLDKIYEGQVEVTGDEYNVESVDGKPGAFTCYLDAGLARTTTGNKVFGALKGAVDGGLSIPHSTKRFPGYDSESKEFNAEVHRKHIMGQNVADYMRYLMEEDEDAYKKQFSQYIKNNVTPDGMEEMYKKAHAAIRDNPVHEKKPKRDVKKKRWNCPKMSLAQKKDRVAQKKASFLRAQERRTES from the exons ATG GGGTTTGTGAAGGTTGTCAAGAATAAGGCGTACTTCAAGAGATACCAAGTGAAATTCAGGAGAAGGAGAG agggaaaaactGACTACTATGCTCGCAAACGTTTGGTTATTCAAGATAAAAACAAGTACAACACTCCTAAATACAGGATGATTGTGCGCGTTACCAACAGAGACATCATCTGCCAG ATTGCCTATGCCAGAATCGAGGGGGACATGATCGTGTGCGCTGCCTACGCCCACGAGCTGCCCAAGTACGGCGTCAAGGTGGGCCTGACCAACTACGCTGCTGCCTACTGCACCGGCCTGCTCCTGGCACGCAGG CTTCTGAATAAATTTGGCCTTGATAAGATCTATGAAGGCCAAGTTGAAGTCACTGGCGATGAATACAATGTGGAAAGTGTGGATGGCAAGCCTGGTGCTTTTACATGCTACCTGGATGCAGGTCTTGCCAGAACTACCACTGGAAACAAAGTCTTTGGTGCTCTGAAGGGTGCAGTGGACGGGGGGCTGTCTATCCCTCACAG CACCAAACGTTTCCCTGGCTACGACTCGGAGAGTAAAGAGTTCAATGCTGAGGTTCACCGCAAGCACATCATGGGCCAGAACGTGGCCGATTACATGCGGTACCTGATGGAGGAGGACGAAGATGCCTACAAGAAACAATTCTCCCAGTACATAAAGAACAACGTAACACCTGATGGG atGGAAGAAATGTATAAAAAAGCCCATGCTGCTATACGGGATAATCCAGTCCATGAAAAGAAACCCAAGAGAGATGTCAAGAAAAAGAG GTGGAACTGTCCCAAGATGTCTCTTGCCCAGAAGAAAGACCGTGTTGCTCAGAAGAAGGCCAGCTTCCTCAGGGCCCAGGAGCGCAGAACGGAGAGCTAA